TCGGCCAATCTACTGGCCAGCACTCCCGAGTCACGCAAACGATACTACTACGCACCGATTGCTCTCTTGGAACACATCAGCGTCTTCAGTTTGTTTAACAACGTTACTGGAGTGCCTGAATTGCGATTCCGCGTACAGCTCTGGCACGACGAAATCGAGAAGAAAATTACAACTTACACCGCCAAACTGTTGCAAAGAAAGGTTTTACAGGAGCAGGTCGAGGTGATCCCATTCAACAAGGTGATCCTCGTCACAACGTCTCCTTCAAAAGATTACTGGCCGTCGAACGAATGGATTCCCTATCAATTCCACCAGTCGATCGAGTTCCAACTGACCTGCAACGAAATGATCAAATGTCAACAACTCGAGAAAAACATGCGCGTAAATCCCTATCAGTTCTCTCACTTGAAATTGCTTTTTAGTTTGGACTCACAGACGACGCAGAGGCGCGAGACTGTCATCCGCGTGGAAAGCATCTTATCTGGCGAAATGATGAGCACATTGAATCAACGATACCCAAACAAGCCCGATGCTCTTTTAACAGCACAGGACGAGAAGCGATTGTTGACCGAATCGGCCACCAACGTCATTGTCGATTCTTTCGACGATTCCGAGGTCATCACGTCCACGTCCGAAACGCAGATCTATAGCATGTTGAAAGACATGCTCATCAGCGCCCGAACAACGATCAAAGATCAGGGAGACGAAATGTGGGAGTCAGTATTCTGGAACGAGGACAACTACAGGCCTGACAAAGCAACCAAAACATGGAACGAGATATACAACAAACTGGACACGGAAACGCAACGTCACCTAAAAGAGGAGTTCAGCGATTCAAACAGTTTCAGTCTTTCAAATGAAGTACGCCTACGAATAGTTAAGGTGGCCACATCTGTAAGCGCATCATGGAGTTCGAGTGGTTTAACCGAAAGCGAAGCCATAGATAAATTCTACCAAGAAACCAAGAACTCCGTGCAATGGGAAGGTGAACAGTTCAAGCCGAAACAAATGGATTTGAGCCGAGTGAACCTGAATGATTTGCGAGACTCGCAGAACTATCAAGACCGAAGTGTTCGCGTTAGTTACTCGATGGCCGTTTTGTCCATCGGAATCAATTTTGCCGAGTACAGTGACGCTCAGTCGAACAGCATTATTTTCCAGCTCCAGAAACAAGTTGACGGTAATAGCGTTTGCCATCCCTAGATTTTGATGGATTTGGCCTTAAGCTTGTACTTAATTAGATCAAATTTAATtgtcattttgaattttgtagaTTTGAAAACCTCTCTGAACGTTACTTCAACGAGTaagtatttaatttaatttaataggCTACAGTTGTTTCATTGCCTGAAAAATTTTGTCTAATAGCGTTGGCTTTGCCTATATTTCGTGGGTTTGCCCTaagtttatttcaatttaataGGCTACAGTTAATTTCACCTGAATTGTCTAACAATTGTTGCCGCTTACTTTTACGCTTTGCCTTTATCtcattttaaatgtttcaattCGTTTTCAGGTTTGAAAACTTCCCAGGACGTTTTAGCTTCAAGTAAGTATACTTTCTTTTGAAATACGATTTGTTTACTAAACTTTTAAGGCGGTACATGTTACCGCTTAGTGGATTGTTTTACTATTGCCAATCCGGCCAAAGGTGTACATATCCTTACATAAATAGTTTAGAGATGGATGTTCATTAGAATTTTGTATTTAACGCTTAATTCTTTCAATTCAAGGAATCACTGCCAACCAAAACCGACTCACTTCTCTCGAGACGAAGAAACCTGGCGTCTACTTCAACGTCTACAGAAATTCGTCCTTTAACGTTCAAAACGCGTTCATTCCTTTCCAAGCCGCTCGTCTTAACATCGGCAATGCAATGAATATTGGAACAGGAGTTTTCAGGGCCCCCGAAGCCGGCATTTACGCCTTCTATTTCAACGGGATTAAATACAAACCATCCGATGGTGTACTAACTAACCAAAACGGCGCAACTACCATCGCTTTCTATTTGAACGAGCAGTCCATAGGGAGATCAGAAGCAGGACATTCAGCCGAAGAGGGAACACTCTCCTACAGTACGATTGTAGAACTAAAAGCTGGTGACCAAGTCAAGTTGAAGCTTGTCCAAGGAATCCTTCATGATTCAGTTGTGTATCACACTCGGTTCTCAGGAGCATTGTTGAAAGGGAATTAATTCGATACGCAATAGTGACTGTATTcatcttctaaaaaaaatgacatgtatcttttctttgttaaatACCAAATGGGTGAAGGTCTATATTCATTTAGGAACGTAGGCTACCAACATCAGATTTGATGAAGCAAAGGGGTTAGTATAGTTCTACTGttttaaagtgaaaaatataACAAATTTTGCTATTATATGATGCGgatttcttattgtttttgttattgcaaTAAAACAATCACAATTCGAATACATTCATCAGACAGGCACATTCAATTGTGAATCGTTTTGTTGCCAATAAaaggatttcatttttgaatgcaTAAAGAAGATTTAGTAAATTCTTGACTAGGccaacttaaaacaaaaaccagatttcaaaaaataatatactATTATGTGTGACAACCTTGAATCGATAAAAACTAATGACAAAACAATATCCATATACCACAGGTCCATAACCTTACATATACGTATCAATAATATAGTCGGTTTTAATTTATTCCCCCAGAAAAGTCTGTTTGTCGCAATTACCTTTTCCTTTATTCGTTGACATCCAGCGTACAGCGCCTGTTGAAAGTTTGGGCAGTTTCTCGAATCCATTTGTTGCTAACTGTAACGAAATCATTTCAATAAATCTAGAAATCTTTGAAAACGAATCGAGTGACGTGACTCACCCCATTTGTGACCCAATAGGACGGGACAGGCTCCGTGAAGAGTTAAAGGATCAGGTTTTCCACTGCGTTTCAAATTGAACCAAAAAGCTGCCCCGCCTCGGACAGGCTTGACAGCGACGCCAGCCCGCGGGAAAGCCGTCGACCCACCGCGTTCCACGTCGTTAAGCTGTAATCGAATGACAATGGTGATCACTTCGACATAAAATGATGCGTTTTATGATCCtacaaaatgtttttaccCATCTCTCCGTGTAATTCCCTATACCGAATAGCCAGCCGCAAAAACGGtacaagaaaattggaaatatCATCGGAAAAAAGCAAAGCCTTGCGGCTAAAATATTGCAGCGTGACTGCAATTGTGTCTAGTAGAGCTAACCACAGGCTCCCATAAATTGACGAACAATAGAAGAAGAGACTTAAGGTACTTGTTTTTTCACCAAGTGCTCACCAGAAGTATGAAAATAAAGCTTCCcataaacattcaaaaacTTGACTGGTTATTGGGGTGGATCTCTTAACGAACCCGTAAAccatgcgaaaaaaaaagcccttaATATTAGAATAGCAAATGCAAAACCATAAcgaaacaaacacgaaaagaaacaaagcgGGAGTGCGTCAAAATGGCTTCAACATGCCGATGTAACAGTTCCCGACTTAAACTGAACGTTCGGCATGAACAGCGAGAAACATGCCACATGAGATTTGGTCGATGAGGAACAACCGTCTAATACTCACGTAAAACATAAACGTTGCTATCCGATCACCAGCTTGAAGCTCTCGATGATgcatgtatttctttttcgcctaaaacaaaaaacgaaattgcgAAAGAACGAAGCATGGCATtcaaccagaaaaaaaacaaaagttagTTCAACCAAACGAAAATCCATTGTTTTTCACATGATCCGGAAGAAGTGTGTTAAAAGCGTGAGAAAAAGGTCTTTGTGTCCACTGCCCGTTGCCAGGGAAGAAACTATTGTTTCTCTAGTCCAATTCTATACACGTCGATCTACTCccttttctaaaaatttaaagtcttttatctttttcgaCTTACGTAAAACATGAAAGTTGATATTCTGTCGCCCATTGCACGTTCTTGAGGTGGCATCTGTCCCAGCTGTGAATGGGACCATTAGTGCCGCATAAAGTATGTCAGTCATGTCAACAGTGCAAGGTTTAGTTTGAGAAAAGAAGAGTTGAACAGGTGCGAAATTTAGTGATGCGCCAGggaattcatttcaaattctgTAAATGTCTAGACATTGAAACTTAATCTTCcgttaaaagaataaaagacttTATCGTGAGAAATCGTGAAGCGTAAACGAAcgattaaataaaaaatggctcGTTTACTTTTGCTAAAGTAAACGTGTCCAACGCGATAAAAAAGATCCCCTTTGTTTGCGCTAAAAAGACATTTTCCAAGCCATCGTGGAATCTGTTACCACTGCCACAATTAAACAGATCGTCTCAAGGTGACCGCCAACAAATTTGGGAACGATGGGAATGAAAACGCGATCATTGACTGAAAATGCCTCTTGTTCTGGTTGCCTACATACGTTGGAAAAACGCGTCCACTATTAGGAACAAAGAAGAACACGGATCCCTCAATTTAGATGAAGGGAAATTCTACTGGCGCATCACTAGTTagaataacaagaaaaaaattcatagtTGCCTCGAAATCCGCTTTGCCTTTCATCAGGTAGTCGTGATGAGGTGCGTAATGACCACCGATCCCGTAATTAGCAACCTAGGCACCAAAGCAATAATTACGAAACAATTtgagtaaaaaaattaagtttaaaaaaacgaacttgAAGTAGCTCAGCTTCATCGTGAATAGGATTCGTTTTCAAGCCAGTAATAAGCGAAATACGTCGAGTTAAACGGTTTAACAGTGGATGTAATCCTTCAGCAAGCCAGGCCGTTTTTGAAGTTCTGACGTTGGAAACTTCATGTCCGGCCCCAGTTCTGCCTTGCACCATCGATCGAGCCAACTGTATTCAATTCAATGTTTTTCGAATCACACACTCATCTTCTCGTAAAGAAATCTAGTTACCAATGGTTTGGCCAATTCTTTAATCGTTTCGATTTCATCATCACTCAGGACATCGTGAAAAGTGTAGATAGCTGGCTCCATTGAATTCTGTTCGATTTTGATTGGCATGAGAAGAAAATAAGGCTGGCGACGGGAATCGTACCAGCATTTCAGCTGCGCCAATACCTTATCGTTCTAAAATTACAGGAAACGTATATAACGTCAATCTCATACTTTTTCAAAGTATTTGCGGTTATACCAAGAGCGTTTCGCCCCTACACAGGGCGTTGAA
This genomic stretch from Daphnia carinata strain CSIRO-1 chromosome 4, CSIRO_AGI_Dcar_HiC_V3, whole genome shotgun sequence harbors:
- the LOC130695083 gene encoding uncharacterized protein LOC130695083, whose protein sequence is MEVTSKKSTRLTVVLLALAWISSINLATVATAEDTDDVSTSNSSLMREAASNPTAEDNSFGRSAAAYSSALSEGSSSVAQEAGSSWTKLQISPLALGSMPYGTFRINIYEHSANLLASTPESRKRYYYAPIALLEHISVFSLFNNVTGVPELRFRVQLWHDEIEKKITTYTAKLLQRKVLQEQVEVIPFNKVILVTTSPSKDYWPSNEWIPYQFHQSIEFQLTCNEMIKCQQLEKNMRVNPYQFSHLKLLFSLDSQTTQRRETVIRVESILSGEMMSTLNQRYPNKPDALLTAQDEKRLLTESATNVIVDSFDDSEVITSTSETQIYSMLKDMLISARTTIKDQGDEMWESVFWNEDNYRPDKATKTWNEIYNKLDTETQRHLKEEFSDSNSFSLSNEVRLRIVKVATSVSASWSSSGLTESEAIDKFYQETKNSVQWEGEQFKPKQMDLSRVNLNDLRDSQNYQDRSVRVSYSMAVLSIGINFAEYSDAQSNSIIFQLQKQVDDLKTSLNVTSTSLKTSQDVLASRITANQNRLTSLETKKPGVYFNVYRNSSFNVQNAFIPFQAARLNIGNAMNIGTGVFRAPEAGIYAFYFNGIKYKPSDGVLTNQNGATTIAFYLNEQSIGRSEAGHSAEEGTLSYSTIVELKAGDQVKLKLVQGILHDSVVYHTRFSGALLKGN